In one Fusarium keratoplasticum isolate Fu6.1 chromosome 5, whole genome shotgun sequence genomic region, the following are encoded:
- a CDS encoding Tubulin gamma chain, protein MPREIITIQAGQCGNSIGSQFWQQLCQEHGISQDGNLEDFATEGGDRKDVFYYQSDDTRYIPRAILIDLEPRVLNGIQTGPYRNIYNPENFYVGKDGMGAANNWGDGYQSGEAVYEDIMEMIDREADGSDSLEGFMMLHSIAGGTGSGLGSFLLEKLNDRFPKKIIQTYSVFPDTTNAGDVVVHPYNSVLSMRRLTQHADSVVVLDNGALSHIAADRLHVQEPSFQQTNQLVATVMSASTTTLRYPGYMHNDLVSILASLIPTPRCHFLMTAYTPFTGDQVEQAKTVRKTTVLDVMRRLLQPKNRMVSTVPGKKSCYISILNVIQGEVDPTDVHKSLLRIRERRLATFIPWGPASIQVALTKRSPYIPMSHRVSGLMLANHTSIATLFKRILRQYDGMRKRNAFMEGYKKTAPFAENLNEFDEARQVVADLIGEYEAAEDADYLNPDAGEKATSAETDRRVG, encoded by the exons GGCGGCGACCGCAAAGATGTCTTCTACTACCAGAGCGACGACACGCGATACATCCCCCGAGCCATCTTGATTGATCTGGAACCGAGG GTCCTCAACGGAATCCAGACGGGGCCTTACAGGAACATCTACAACCCCGAGAACTTTTACGTGGGAAAGGATGGCATGGGTGCGGCCAACAACTGGGGTGACGGTTACCAGAGCGGCGAGGCGGTGTATGAAGACATTATGGAGATGATTGACCGGGAAGCTGATGGCAGTGACTCCCTCGAG GGCTTCATGATGCTTCACTCCATTGCTGGTGGTACTGGCTCCGGTCTCGGCTCGTTCCTCCTTGAGAAACTCAACGACCGCTTTCCCAAGAAGATTATCCAGACCTACTCGGTCTTTCCTGACACGACCAACGCCggcgatgtcgtcgtccATCCCTACAACAGTGTTCTCTCCATGAGACGGTTGACGCAGCACGCCGACTCGGTTGTCGTGCTTGACAATGGTGCGCTGTCGCACATTGCCGCTGACAGGCTGCATGTTCAAGAGCCATCTTTCCAGCAGACGAACCAGCTA GTTGCCACTGTCATGTCGGCCAGCACAACGACTCTACGATACCCCGGCTACATGCACAACGATCTCGTCAGCATCCTCGCCTCTCTCATCCCAACTCCCAGATGTCACTTCCTCATGACAGCATACACGCCCTTCACCGGCGACCAGGTCGAGCAAGCCAAGACGGTGCGCAAGACGACGGTGCTGGACGTGATGCGACGCCTGCTCCAGCCCAAGAACCGCATGGTGTCAACAGTTCCCGGAAAGAAGAGCTGCTACATCTCGATCCTGAACGTGATCCAAGGCGAGGTTGACCCTACTGATGTCCACAAGAGTCTGCTACGTATCCGGGAGCGACGTCTCGCTACATTCATCCCTTGGGGTCCTGCAAGTATCCAAGTGGCTCTGACGAAGCGGAGTCCTTATATCCCCATGAGCCATCGTGTGAGCGGCCTGATGCTGGCCAACCACACAAGTATTGCAACT CTCTTCAAGAGGATTCTGAGACAGTACGATGGTATGCGGAAGCGCAACGCCTTCATGGAAGGGTACAAGAAGACAGCCCCCTTTGCCGAGAATCTCAACGAGTTTGACGAGGCACGACAAGTAGTTGCAGACCTGATTGGAGAGTACGAAGCCGCCGAAGATGCCGACTACCTCAACCCAGATGCAGGAGAAAAGGCTACGTCGGCCGAGACGGATCGACGAGTAGGCTAG